A genomic window from Bacteroidota bacterium includes:
- a CDS encoding DUF3817 domain-containing protein, giving the protein MKKIFQLISRTPQITWFPEGTSLLLLVLIAVPMKYWMVDHSLVNQSVRYMERCFWLFVFNALQVGVEQKWKFMGTTMKVLIACIVPFGTLY; this is encoded by the coding sequence ATGAAAAAAATATTTCAACTCATCAGTCGGACGCCTCAGATTACTTGGTTTCCTGAAGGGACTTCGCTTTTGCTTCTTGTACTTATTGCTGTTCCGATGAAATACTGGATGGTTGACCATAGTCTGGTAAATCAATCGGTCCGGTACATGGAGCGTTGTTTTTGGTTATTTGTCTTTAACGCTCTACAGGTTGGTGTTGAACAGAAATGGAAATTCATGGGAACAACGATGAAGGTTTTGATTGCCTGTATAGTTCCGTTTGGAACTTTATATTGA